In the Primulina eburnea isolate SZY01 unplaced genomic scaffold, ASM2296580v1 ctg739_ERROPOS11973397, whole genome shotgun sequence genome, one interval contains:
- the LOC140822123 gene encoding uncharacterized protein isoform X3, with protein sequence MEHHQSFHPSSNQISSAGKMPEVTSKSPAAADIASYLPLKLIKSEIVPPAPSRPKHGSEHVIDWLLDFAGYSWIVYGASSLLVISHFPNPLSQAEAKIGPVFRQVLELSRSRGSDVCVSGVSWSPAEPCVGELGAAIDECIQLFSYNSDDTSSSSFCWSQTAVLSQTTKVEAIQWTGSGDGIIAVGIDVMFWRRNVKSWEIAWKFRPKVPQTLISTTWSLQGLSATAPYRLNNGVASSLTNEARNYGSPANNSVLICQGDGRSRYMQAELHHPMPVGMIQWRPSTGKPLSRHVVHAPRSVLLTCSLDGAVRLWSEIDAGRIRRSGKDSNDHRSPRLSFCVIGVIEVYQTLNGSLGSDIFVFWATEVESIKLLYEEACYSCLNDSQYDDASRCEWLIGLGPDRATTLWAVHCLDDFAPVRFPRITLWKKQELVSSEMETSQVLVHKVFMMRNLVSGPPVTCSLVELSPCNSFTWIQLYFQRPTREGKSANGYNTENPTPSESKGVMKADGHTGKILQIAVHPSISGVELAASLDRHGMLLFWSFSTFFSSHIGLPTSTPSWKLYGKISFSGCSHSPNYTCLCWAPAILSEDRALLLGHSDGIDCFILQTSKGDEHNLSFHKLCSIPFGACGHQQRVSRICSIPLPPDCDETVSSCKFLLVALWMDRFQAQSWEITIHYNGSCRCCCDDHLQIFESDFAGKKFIVSVEPCSSVIPAPHDDDQVTSYSVACPNDLIVSLEQKLSSDNGRGGCYAYHMITGCMNGSLKLWRSLPTRSSSSGASWDLVGVLSSGQGSITALTPSPCCRKIATSSPSDQQNCSSILCIWECMHVQNAGIFLLEDKLCLDGEVVALSWLMMGNGQLLLGVCLQSEVRVYALRRCGHQSFLKSGKPMEKNIWHCIAVHSASPAIHNFLWGPRGTIIVVHDKYFSIFSQFLLLADEDFLSKCCPKFCQDGPFCCNGGIRKLMLSTTFTDSKEPSMKINGQYQFSSEVNMRDDPKSYVQNCEQMHDILTKIWFWSMSEIAENMGGSLPLYHPETLLINISSGNFKRAFVALRHLVKDIASNGSSKKRYGTKVPRNMISPLPMSNYLEGLPTSSSNDNLFQWSSSQPRIGLSQFTSGWGHNDPHIGLTSSSQRSEFVGFIEALDWLHRAGCMTNIEMMQAISLVDLLQEVSDPHSTSAYGSLDEPGRRFWVAVRFQRLFFSRRFNRLPLVEELDVSSELIGWAFHSDCHENLFNSLLSAEPSWEEMRSIGVGFWYSNVTQLRLKMERLARQQYMRNKDPKACSLLYIALNRIQVLAGLFRISKDDKDKPLATFLLRNFQEDNNKAAALKNAYVLMGKHQLELAVAFFLLGGDLSSAVSVCAKNLGDEQLALVICRLIEGYGGPSEHKLISKFLLPSALSKDNNWMASFLEWVLGNHSQSFLRILGVEMSSESNSSLLSSLHAPFLDPSISQYCMMLATKTVMKNAIGEYRAAVLSQWAVLMNVTSLSRCGLPLEALECHSSSISFFGSLGQGSTMQSPDHNVLVEMLKPPADKHFLNWISKETSHQIMSHSKLNLAMQYLSNLLTEHPSSADIETASFGMFTNYDPVDQEFEKSLNEFHSNLTAAIACFQQKFFLIPLHLIFMAALFFHHKGLEFIGNNILHEYMLKVQSDDKCHADNLFSHPIPSDLLLKAAEEFSCIFAKYVLFSCVNCHHSSYLDNDSIACEARFCWLAAWGFSNQGITWSFGCLTAMLRLILRPYTKEFEMMLFHILALVKYHVFFSSAWLQRNLNALLVIVKPILTPLMRGNVSNELTVEDLNALLSEIVEKLTHESTYVQLPTCVEIDGRKLEQNVGSVPSAPEAKSWELMSGSLWVHMVKFLEHQLNTLPVILDGICPSPTPSLSIPDCKKLPLEMGLVSSTLVEFLKLTKAGVSFYCSRQFVVNLLQEVDLPNKLILSYLENGFPLPELRDKYNNKSLENTEFLDSGSELSALKKLCVICADRRITHGAFEQEYCNWLPYVKQKSFGGWGETYINISREYESEETSFKKDRLDSPSHAVGSPLACLSPDDHPFKSFGGNDVFDMKKTMPFHNPKEIYKRNGELLEYLTRLCALTLLIIAKVQLPAIEREYCFSTGKMDCFIWINQTLSGRKLIGHIMGGLDLSLPRFPHVFLLAWVWGVRRTHI encoded by the exons ATGGAGCATCACCAGTCCTTCCATCCAAGCTCCAATCAAATCTCGTCCGCCGGGAAAATGCCGGAGGTTACTTCCAAATCTCCCGCTGCGGCGGACATCGCCTCGTATCTTCCTCTCAAATTGATCAAATCGGAGATCGTTCCTCCTGCCCCGTCCCGTCCCAAACACGGATCTGAACATGTGATCGACTGGCTGCTGGACTTCGCTGGATACTCATGGATTGTCTATGGGGCTTCATCTCTTCTTGTTATTTCTCACTTCCCAAATCCTTTGTCTCAGGCCGAAGCGAAGATCGGTCCTGTTTTCCGGCAAGTTCTCGAGCTGTCGCGAAGCCGTGGTAGCGACGTTTGCGTCTCGGGCGTCTCGTGGTCGCCTGCAGAGCCTTGTGTTGGTGAACTTGGGGCGGCTATAGATGAATGTATCCAGTTGTTCTCATATAATTCAGATGACACTTCGAGCA GTTCTTTTTGTTGGAGTCAGACTGCAGTTCTTTCTCAAACAACGAAGGTGGAGGCCATCCAATGGACGGGGTCTGGGGATGGAATCATTGCAGTAGGCATTGATGTGATGTTCTGGAGAAGGAATGTGAAATCCTGGGAAATAGCTTGGAAATTTAGACCCAAAGTGCCTCAAACGCTGATATCTACCACTTGGTCGCTTCAAGGATTATCAGCAACAGCACCATACAGACTGAACAATGGAGTTGCATCATCTCTGACCAATGAAGCAAGAAATTATGGTTCTCCGGCAAACAATTCGGTTTTAATTTGTCAAGGTGATGGACGTTCCAGATATATGCAAGCTGAGTTGCATCACCCAATGCCTGTTGGGATGATACAATGGAGGCCATCAACAGGAAAACCATTAAGTAGACATGTTGTACATGCACCGAGGTCAGTGCTTCTAACTTGCAGTTTAGATGGCGCTGTTAGGTTATGGAGTGAAATTGATGCTGGGAGGATTAGAAGATCTGGAAAGGATAGCAATGACCATAGATCACCGAGGTTGTCTTTTTGTGTCATTGGTGTGATTGAGGTTTATCAAACTCTTAATGGTTCTTTGGGCTCCGATATATTTGTATTTTGGGCAACGGAAGTTGAAAGCATAAAACTCCTTTATGAAGAAGCTTGCTATTCATGTTTAAATGATTCACAGTATGACGATGCCAGTCGGTGTGAGTGGTTAATTGGCTTGGGTCCTGATAGAGCAACAACTCTATGGGCGGTACATTGTCTTGATGATTTTGCTCCAGTGAGATTCCCAAGGATTACTTTATGGAAGAAACAAGAGTTAGTCAGTTCTGAAATGGAAACAAGTCAAGTATTAGTTCACAAGGTCTTTATGATGAGAAATCTGGTTTCTGGTCCACCAGTTACTTGCTCTTTGGTAGAGTTATCACCTTGCAATTCTTTTACCTGGATACAATTATACTTTCAAAGACCAACTAGGGAAGGTAAATCTGCCAATGGATACAATACTGAGAATCCTACGCCGTCTGAAAGTAAAGGAGTTATGAAAGCTGACGGCCACACTGGAAAAATTTTGCAAATTGCAGTTCACCCGTCCATTTCAGGTGTTGAACTAGCCGCTTCTTTAGATAGACATGGGATGCTTCTTTTTTggtcattttcaacctttttcaGTAGTCACATTGGTTTGCCAACATCAACTCCCTCTTGGAAACTCTACGGAAAAATTTCGTTTTCTGGATGCTCTCATTCTCCTAATTACACTTGCTTGTGTTGGGCCCCAGCTATTTTGAGTGAGGACCGAGCTCTTCTACTGGGGCATTCTGATGGTATCGACTGCTTTATCCTTCAGACTTCAAAAGGTGATGAACATAATCTTTCTTTTCATAAGCTATGTTCTATTCCATTTGGGGCTTGCGGTCACCAACAAAGGGTGAGTAGAATATGCTCGATTCCTTTACCTCCTGATTGCGATGAAACTGTTAGCTCTTGTAAGTTTCTGCTCGTTGCACTATGGATGGATAGATTTCAGGCTCAATCGTGGGAAATAACCATACACTATAATGGTTCATGTCGCTGCTGTTGTGATGACCATTTGCAGATATTTGAATCTGATTTTGCTGGTAAAAAATTCATTGTCTCAGTTGAACCATGCTCCTCAGTCATTCCTGCTCCTCATGACGATGACCAAGTTACAAGCTATTCCGTGGCCTGCCCCAATGACTTAATTGTATCTTTGGAACAGAAGCTAAGTTCTGATAatggaaggggcggctgctatgcttATCACATGATAACTGGTTGCATGAATGGCAGTTTAAAGCTGTGGAGGAGCTTGCCAACTCGATCCTCGAGCTCTGGTGCTAGCTGGGATCTTGTAGGTGTTCTTTCTTCAGGCCAAGGTTCAATCACAGCCCTTACTCCTAGCCCTTGTTGTCGAAAGATAGCAACATCTTCTCCAAGTGATCAACAAAATTGCTCTAGTATACTTTGTATATGGGAATGCATGCATGTGCAGAATGCAGGTATCTTCCTTCTAGAAGATAAATTATGTCTCGATGGAGAGGTCGTTGCATTAAGTTGGTTGATGATGGGAAACGGCCAGTTATTATTAGGGGTATGCTTGCAATCTGAAGTACGAGTATATGCGCTCAGACGCTGCGGACATCAGAGTTTTTTGAAATCTGGGAAACCCATGGAGAAAAACATTTGGCATTGTATCGCAGTGCATAGTGCTAGCCCTGCTATTCATAACTTCCTCTGGGGTCCTAGAGGGACAATCATTGTTGTTCACGACAAGTATTTTAGCATTTTTAGTCAGTTTTTATTGTTAGCTGATGAGGATTTTCTGTCCAAGTGTTGCCCAAAGTTCTGCCAGGATGGTCCTTTTTGTTGCAATGGCGGCATCCGTAAACTAATGCTTTCAACAACCTTTACTGATTCGAAAGAACCATCAATGAAGATCAATGGACAGTATCAGTTCTCTTCTGAGGTGAATATGAGAGATGATCCAAAGTCATATGTTCAAAACTGTGAGCAAATGCATGACATTTTAACTAAGATTTGGTTCTGGAGCATGTCAGAAATAGCAGAAAATATGGGAGGATCCCTGCCTTTATACCATCCTGAGACACTTTTGATCAATATCTCTTCAG GTAACTTCAAACGTGCATTTGTAGCTTTGCGTCATCTGGTCAAAGACATTGCTTCCAATGGATCGTCTAAAAAAAGATACGGCACTAAAGTGCCACGCAATATGATTTCACCACTCCCAATGTCAAATTATCTTGAAGGGCTCCCAACTTCAAGTTCAAATGATAATCTATTTCAGTGGAGTAGTTCACAACCACGGATAGGATTATCTCAGTTTACCTCTGGTTGGGGTCATAATGATCCCCATATTGGATTGACTTCATCTTCTCAAAGATCTGAATTTGTAGGCTTCATTGAAGCTCTTGATTGGTTGCACCGAGCTGGATGCATGACAAATATTGAAATGATGCAGGCTATTTCGTTAGTCGATCTCCTTCAAGAAGTTAGTGATCCACACTCCACCTCGGCTTATGGAAGTCTAGATGAACCTGGTAGAAG GTTTTGGGTTGCAGTTAGGTTTCAACGATTATTTTTTTCGCGAAGATTCAATAGGTTGCCTTTGGTGGAAGAACTAGATGTTTCTTCAGAACTGATTGGATGGGCTTTCCATTCAGATTGTCATGAAAATTTGTTCAACTCTCTTTTATCGGCTGAGCCATCTTGGGAAGAAATGCGCAGTATAGGTGTGGGGTTTTGGTACTCGAATGTGACACAATTGCGTTTGAAG ATGGAACGACTGGCTAGACAGCAGTACATGAGAAACAAAGATCCCAAGGCATGTTCACTCCTGTACATAGCTTTAAACAGGATTCAAGTTTTGGCTGGCCTGTTCAGAATAAGCAAAGACGATAAAGACAAGCCATTGGCTACATTTCTGTTGAGAAATTTTCAG GAGGATAATAATAAGGCTGCTGCTCTAAAAAATGCATATGTACTAATGGGAAAGCATCAGCTAGAGCTTGCTGTAGCTTTCTTTCTGCTTGGAGGGGATCTTTCTTCAGCTGTTAGTGTCTGTGCTAAAAACCTAGGGGATGAGCAGCTTGCTCTTGTAATTTGTCGCCTTATCGAGGGTTATGGTGGGCCTTCAGAGCACAAACTTATTTCAAAGTTTCTCCTTCCATCTGCACTAAGCAAAGACAACAATTGGATGGCAAGTTTTCTGGAG TGGGTGTTGGGGAATCATTCCCAGTCCTTTTTGAGAATACTTGGTGTTGAAATGAGTTCGGAGTCAAATAGCTCCCTTCTTTCGTCTTTGCATGCACCATTTCTGGATCCAAGTATCAGTCAGTATTGCATGATGTTGGCTACCAAGACTGTCATGAAAAATGCTATTGGGGAGTACCGAGCTGCTGTGTTAAGTCAGTGGGCTGTACTGATGAATGTGACGTCCTTGAGTAGATGTGGCCTACCT CTTGAAGCTTTGGAATGCCATTCGTCTTCTATTAGCTTCTTTGGCAGTCTAGGGCAAGGGAGTACAATGCAGAGCCCGGATCACAATGTTCTTGTTGAAATGCTGAAACCACCCGCAGATAAACATTTCTTGAACTGGATATCCAAAGAGACGTCACACCAGATTATGTCTCATTCTAAGCTAAATTTGGCTATGCAGTACCTGTCAAACTTGTTGACAGAACATCCAAGTTCTGCAGATATTGAGACTGCATCTTTTGGGATGTTCACGAACTACGACCCTGTGGATCAAGAATTTGAAAAGTCATTGAACGAATTTCACAGCAATTTGACTGCAGCTATTGCGTGTtttcagcagaagttctttttGATTCCTCTTCATTTAATTTTCATG GCTGCGTTGTTTTTTCACCATAAAGGCCTAGAGTTTATTGGAAACAATATATTGCATGAATATATGCTGAAAGTTCAATCTGATGACAAGTGCCATGCTGACAACTTGTTCTCACATCCTATTCCTTCCGATCTTCTATTGAAAGCCGCTGAGGAATTTTCCTGCATTTTTGCAAAATATGTTCTTTTCTCTTGTGTAAACTGCCATCACTCTTCATATTTGGACAACGACAGCATTGCTTGTGAAGCCAGGTTTTGTTGGCTTGCTGCTTGGGGTTTTTCCAACCAAGGGATTACATGGTCATTTGGGTGTTTAACAGCCATGCTTAGGTTGATTCTTAGACCCTACACCAAAGAATTTGAGATGATGCTTTTTCATATTCTGGCTTTGGTCAAGTACCATGTATTTTTTTCATCAGCTTGGCTTCAAAGGAATCTCAATGCTCTTCTTGTTATTGTTAAACCTATTTTAACCCCATTAATGAGAGGGAATGTGTCTAATGAGCTTACAGTAGAGGACCTCAATGCGCTTCTTAGTGAGATTGTGGAGAAACTTACTCATGAGTCAACTTATGTTCAATTACCAACCTGTGTTGAGATAGATGGACGTAAGCTAGAACAGAATGTAGGAAGTGTGCCATCAGCTCCAGAAGCCAAGAGCTGGGAGCTTATGAGTGGTTCTCTGTGGGTACACATGGTTAAGTTTTTGGAACATCAGCTTAACACATTGCCCGTAATTCTCGATGGTATATGCCCTTCCCCCACCCCATCTTTGTCCATACCCGATTGCAAAAAATTACCACTGGAAATGGGATTAGTGTCAAGTACTTTAGTTGAATTTCTAAAGCTCACGAAAGCAGGTGTTTCTTTTTATTGTTCGAGGCAATTTGTGGTAAACCTTCTTCAGGAAGTCGACTTACCAAACAAACTTATCCTCTCATATTTAGAAAATGGTTTCCCTCTGCCAGAACTCAGAGATAAATACAACAATAAAAGTCTAGAAAATACAGAATTTCTGGACAGTGGTAGTGAGCTATCAGCTTTGAAGAAATTATGTGTTATTTGTGCTGATCGAAGAATAACTCATGGAGCTTTTGAGCAAGAATATTGCAATTGGCTTCCGTATGTTAAACAAAAATCTTTTGGTGGATGGGGCGAAACTTATATAAACATCTCAAGAGAGTATGAATCTGAGGAAACTTCTTTCAAAAAAGATAGACTTGACAGCCCTTCTCATGCTGTTGGATCACCTCTTGCTTGTCTGTCCCCAGATGATCACCCTTTCAAAAGTTTTGGGGGAAATGATGTGTTTGACATGAAGAAAACTATGCCTTTCCACAATCCTAAAGAAATATACAAGAGAAACGGGGAACTTTTAGAG TATCTGACCAGGCTTTGTGCATTAACTCTGTTGATAATTGCCAAGGTGCAGTTGCCAGCAATAGAAAG GgaatattgtttttcaactgGGAAGATGGATTGCTTCATATGGATAAATCAGACTCTCTCTGGGAGGAAGCTGATTGGCCACATAATGGGTGGGCTGGATCTGAGTCTACCCCGGTTCCCACATGTGTTTCTCCTGGCGTGGGTCTGGGGAGTACGAAGGACACACATCTAG